In the Camelus bactrianus isolate YW-2024 breed Bactrian camel chromosome 17, ASM4877302v1, whole genome shotgun sequence genome, one interval contains:
- the LOC105078726 gene encoding C-C chemokine receptor type 3: MEASVNGTEAVETTPYDYEEAMPCEKVDVKELGAQFLPLLYSLVFGVGLLGNVVVLMILTKYKRLHIMTNIYLLNLAVSDLLVLLTLPFWIHYIGWKEWAFGRCMCKLLSGLYHMGLYSEIFFIILLTIDRYLAIVHAVFALRARTVTFGIVTSAFTWGLAGLAAIPDFIFHESQEEFGKSVCNPLYPQGREDAWKSFQALRMNILGLALPLLVMAVCYSGIIKTLLRCPSKKKYKAIRLIFVIMVVFFIFWTPYNLVLLLSAFQMNFETDCEQSRQLDLAMLVTEVIAHSHCCVNPVIYAFVGERFQKHLRHFFHRHVAIYLGKYIPFLPAEKLERTSSVSPSTGEQELSAVF; the protein is encoded by the coding sequence ATGGAGGCCTCAGTCAATGGGACAGAGGCTGTGGAGACCACACCCTACGACTATGAGGAGGCAATGCCATGCGAAAAAGTCGATGTCAAGGAGCTGGGTGCCCAGTTCCTGCCCTTGCTGTACTCCTTGGTGTTCGGGGTTGGCCTGCTGGGCAACGTGGTGGTGCTGATGATCCTTACAAAATACAAGAGGCTCCACATCATGACCAACATCTACCTGCTCAACCTGGCCGTTTCTGACCTGCTTGTCCTGCTCACGCTGCCGTTCTGGATTCACTACATTGGGTGGAAAGAGTGGGCTTTTGGCCGCTGCATGTGTAAGCTGCTCTCTGGGCTTTATCACATGGGCTTGTACAGTGAGATCTTCTTCATCATCCTGCTCACCATAGACCGGTATCTGGCCATCGTCCACGCTGTGTTTGCCCTGCGAGCCCGGACGGTCACTTTTGGTATCGTCACCAGTGCCTTCACCTGGGGACTGGCAGGGCTAGCAGCCATCCCTGACTTTATCTTCCATGAGTCCCAGGAGGAGTTTGGCAAGTCTGTCTGTAATCCTCTTTACCCACAGGGTAGAGAAGATGCCTGGAAGAGTTTCCAAGCTCTGAGGATGAATATCTTGGGTCTCGCTCTGCCTCTGCTTGTTATGGCTGTCTGCTACTCAGGAATCATTAAAACGCTGCTGAGATGccccagtaaaaaaaaatataaggCCATCCGGCTCATTTTTGTCATCATGGTGGTCTTCTTCATTTTCTGGACACCCTACAACCTGGTtctccttctctctgcttttcaaATGAACTTTGAGACCGACTGTGAGCAGAGCAGACAGCTGGATCTGGCCATGCTGGTGACGGAGGTGATTGCCCACTCGCACTGCTGTGTCAACCCTGTGATTTACGCCTTCGTCGGTGAGAGGTTCCAGAAGCACCTCCGCCACTTTTTCCACAGGCACGTGGCCATCTACTTGGGCAAATACATCCCATTCCTTCCTGCCGAAAAACTGGAAAGAACCAGCTCTGTATCCCCATCAACAGGGGAGCAGGAACTCTCTGCTGTATTTTAG